GTTCTTGGCTTGAGCAGAAGCAAAAAAAATTAGCTTTAGAAAATAAAGAAGACAATGATAGAAAAAAACAATTGAGTCGTGAACTTGAATGGATTCGTCAAACTCCAAAAGCTAGACAATCAAAGAATAAAGCACGTATTACAGCATATCAAGAGTTATTAAACAAACAACAAGAGCAAAAAAATGACTCTACTCAAATAATAATACCTAACGGACTTCGTTTAGGTGATCTTGTTATTGAAGCAGAACATATAGCTAAAAAATTTAACAATAAAATATTATTATCAGATTTTAGTTTTAAAGTTCCACGTGGAGCTATTGTAGGAATTATTGGACCAAATGGAGCAGGCAAGTCTACTTTATTTAATATGATTACAGGTAAAATAGTACCGGATAGCGGTTCTATTAAAATTGGTCAAACAGTAAAATTAGGATATATTGATCAATCACGTGATCATTTGGATGATAATAAAACTATATGGGAAGAAATTTCAGAAGGTTTAGATGAATTGCAACTTGGTAATAGAATAGTTAAAAGTAGAGCTTATTGTGCAGCTTTTAATTTTAGGGGTGGTGATCAACAAAAGAAAGTTGGAAACCTTTCAGGTGGAGAACGTAATAGAGTGCATTTAGCAAAATTACTAAAAGAAGGAGCAAATGTTCTATTATTAGATGAGCCATCTAATGATTTAGATATTGATACCTTAAGAGCACTTGAAGATGCTATTTTAGATTTTGCAGGTTGTGTATTAGTGATTAGTCATGATAGGTGGTTTTTAGATAAAATAGCCACTCATATTATAGCATATGATAAAGCAAATAATGCTACATGGTTTGAAGGAAATTATCAAGATTAT
The sequence above is a segment of the Rickettsia sp. Oklahoma-10 genome. Coding sequences within it:
- the ettA gene encoding energy-dependent translational throttle protein EttA, encoding MSYQYVYEMVGLSKVINGKQILKETNLSFLPKAKIGIIGSNGAGKSTLLKIMAGIDKEFEGKATAKVGIKVGYLPQEPYLDPSKNVFDNIIEGLHEKKKLIEEFNDISNKFTTEITDEEIQKLFDKQAELQEKIDNCDGWNLEREIEIAMLALRCPPKDADITKISGGEKRRVALCKLLLEKPDMLLLDEPTNHLDAESVSWLEDYLKHYEGTVIVITHDRYFLDNVTEWILEIDRGNCIPWESNYSSWLEQKQKKLALENKEDNDRKKQLSRELEWIRQTPKARQSKNKARITAYQELLNKQQEQKNDSTQIIIPNGLRLGDLVIEAEHIAKKFNNKILLSDFSFKVPRGAIVGIIGPNGAGKSTLFNMITGKIVPDSGSIKIGQTVKLGYIDQSRDHLDDNKTIWEEISEGLDELQLGNRIVKSRAYCAAFNFRGGDQQKKVGNLSGGERNRVHLAKLLKEGANVLLLDEPSNDLDIDTLRALEDAILDFAGCVLVISHDRWFLDKIATHIIAYDKANNATWFEGNYQDYHEYMLSTNGESILNPKYKHKKLI